A segment of the Crassostrea angulata isolate pt1a10 chromosome 10, ASM2561291v2, whole genome shotgun sequence genome:
AAGAGAGCCATTCAGTTTGGATCAAGGATAGCAAAAACTGAGAACAATAAAGAGAAAGCCTCGGAGAAATGTTCCCGTCTGGCCGATCCCACATGACTAATCCCACAGCAGAACCCCACATGACTAATCCCACAGTAGAACAGACAGGGTTTAACTGTAAACTTCCTGTGCAGTGATTGCCGATAACCATGGAATGGATTAATTCCTACAACCGTGTTACACACAAAGATGTTGATAATGGCACAAGTCCATACAGTAGGGAAAGTTATAAAAGGATATAAACTTCTATGTTGTCTTTAATTTCTACAGTGCATGGTGTTTTCTACATCCAGGAAATAATACCTGGCCAACATCATTGTTAATCTTGGTTTAGGTCTGCCTTAATGTAACTGTGTTGATGCATACAATAggatattctcttttgagaagtggacaggcatagcctaaatccatggatgtaggctatgcctgtccacttctcaaaagagaataacaATAGGATTGCAGCCTTTATAAAAGagttttataaaatgataatttagtTTCAATCAATGGTGTGCTGGGATTTATTAGGAGTTAATTTATCCACACTGCACTGTCACCACTACCGGTATTTAATGTCAGATATATACCCTGGGATGCACATTGCATTGTGATGTCACTGTTTACTCCAAACTTCAGCATCTATGCCCATCAGAGCTCAACAAGTACATCAGCTTTTTATATCCTCTCATCATGTTTCATGTATCATTACAACAATAAAAGGATTCATAATTAATAAATGCTGATGTTGCTTTTGTGATGTGAAATTATCAATCATGCCAAAAATATAGCTGTTAAAAAGTATGcaacagaaatttgtttttagtAGAATAACGTTTATCAACTTTCAATTTTCAGTATAGCAAGATTATTAACAGaatttaaaacataatcatGTGACAACACAACTAATTGAACGATTTACATAATATGATTCatgatatataaaatgtatttctatatTTAAATTAGTTTTATTCAGATATTCATATTCATCCTGCATTACCACTTCTTTTTTGTTACTTTCCCAAATGAGCATTACTTGCACGGTACACCTTTTCTtttatgaattataacaaaaatatcataGATATGAACAGGATTTTCACTCAGTATAAAATCCTGTGTAAAAGATGCCTTTAAATAACAAGTCAGAAACTGTTTGAGTTCTGTACAAGTGATTCATTGAGGCTTCCAGACATGACATCAATGGAATGGATATACAAACTTAACTActagaataaaaacaaatcacaGTCTGTTCCTCTGTATGTACAAAGTCTGCACCAACAGAAAACTGGTCCTCAACCCACAGAGGTTATACTGAGACTAACGAAGTAAAGCTGAGACCCGCCCCACACAAAAACCCCAAGCCCCACCCCCGCAATAACCCCACCCCTCACAGAAACCCCAAGCACCACCCCGCGATAACCCCACCCCTCACACTGAGTCTATGTTATATCTTGGTAATGTTTACGAGGGATGACAGGAGCTTAACAGTCCACTTTTAgtctttctcttcttttttttctctgctTCATGTGATTCACAATTGTTTGAGtctgcaaaacaaaaaatgtaccATAAGTCTTATAGTTTTGTCATAAGTATTCATAAGGGAAAAATTGATCCAACATAAAAAAGGTTCTTGTGTTACTTTTTTCCATCATTTAAATTGTCAATTAATATTGCCATCTAATAATAATGGTTATATTTCTGctgcatatatttttcatcatagaaaatctaataaaatcatcaatttcACCAAGGCACAAGTACAAAGTATATAGCACAAACATACACTTCATATCAAAAGTGCAAGTTACCGGTACAAACACCAAGTCTTCATGATAAGTCTTTTTGTCCTTAAGTAAAAACACAATCAGAACAGAGTGTGGACCTGTTTAGTTTAGTTCAATGCTATTTAAGCAAGGATGCGATTTTTGGCTGCTTGTTATTTTTCTCTACATTTTGCTGCATGATCTCCACTTACTCTGAGCACCAGCCACAGCGGGCTCGGCATGAGGATGCGTGTTGATCATGTTGGAGTAGTAATGGTCCTCGTAATCCTCGTCCTCCTCCTCCTCACTGTTGTGAAAGTGGAGGTCCTCCAGGTATGGAATCACTGTGAACCCTCGCAGCATGTCCTCGTGTCCCTGAATCGGCTTAAACGCCACGAACCCCGGAGTCACGGGGTGTTTCCTCCTCACCCAACTACGAAAACGAATTTCTAATCAGACATGGAACACTTGTGATCCTCATTTGGTATGAAACGCAATCAACTTGCATTTTGTTATCTATTTAAGTACATTTTATACTTACTCATGTTTCTTAATATCTTCTAAAGCTATTCTGTTTGCTGCCTCATACTGTAGCATGCCTGGtggtaaaaacaaaaattattgttaaagtaTTCTCCTTGAGATTGAGATATTAAATGAGCTGCATCTTGATGAAAAAGATGAAcatatcaatattttcatatCTGAGCTTGATTGTAGGAGCCTTGGAACATCCCAGGTAGTTGATGTAGGTAAGCAAATACAAGTTGTTGATTGcacaatatatcattattgtatTACATTTATAGAGTAGGTGTAGCTatacaaaatcttcaaaaagtaATGAATAGCCAAAATTGATAACCATTAGTACTAATCATCTCCAACAACTTTAGTGGTCTAATTTACACTGTCATTTATAATtgataattgatatattttaataactgAACGGTGAAGATTGGAGTTCAATAGTGCTTAACAGACCTAACAAATCAGGTTAAGGTAAAGGAACAGGTAAGTCTTACCTGTGAGCAGGTCTTTCAGATTGTCCTCCACTCCATCTGGAATCTGGTACTGACCTTTGCCaatgttttcaaataatttaaatatgttGTCTCCTTCAAACGGGTACACACCTGTTGTCATGTTGTACCTATCCAGGTAAACATATAATGTGATGACCTAATTTCTGGACATAGCCATTGGTCaatacagagaaaattaaatGACAACAAGACAAGTTGGATCCCAGTACTTACAGGGTGACCCCGCTGGACCAGATGTCCACTTTGAACCCAGAGAAAGACTCCAATCCATTGGCAATCTCGGGAGGTTGGAATGCTGGTGTTCCCTGACTGGTGTGGCAAGTGTCATCCCTCGCAAACGCATCGATGGCCTAAAAGGTCAATGGTCTACCATTAGGTGCTTATTAAGGGAGACAGGTAACTGACTAGATTATCATCAGAGCCTGACAAAGTACATCAGACCTATGTAGACAACAAACACCCACAATGACGCAATAGATAACAAGATCAGTTGTAAATACCTCTGCAACACCTAGGTcagttatttttagaatttCCTCTGTTGATAAAAGTAAGTTGCCTGGCTTGATGTCTTTGTGAACAATGCCCTGGGAGTGTAGATATTCCAATCCCTCAACCAGCTGTCTGAAGTACCTAATACAACAAAATGATCATCTTTGCTAGATATCATCATATGACAAATCTAACTGTTGATATCCAGTGTcacaacaaataaaatcaatgatatgcaaatttatgcATCATAAAATTGTCATTACTCTGAACAGACTGAGGATTAGGTATGACCTG
Coding sequences within it:
- the LOC128166179 gene encoding serine/threonine-protein kinase STK11-like, with amino-acid sequence MAGHEMVHNAMYAPHEYDAGISSVDQISFLNGEDDIPRITRIDSAEVVYRAHRRAKLVGKYLMGDILGEGSYGKVKEALDTETLQRRAIKIIKRRKLRKINNGEQNVKREIQLLKRLKHRHIIDLSDLLENEEKQKMYMIMEYCVGELQELLEAAPDKRFPIFQAHRYFRQLVEGLEYLHSQGIVHKDIKPGNLLLSTEEILKITDLGVAEAIDAFARDDTCHTSQGTPAFQPPEIANGLESFSGFKVDIWSSGVTLYNMTTGVYPFEGDNIFKLFENIGKGQYQIPDGVEDNLKDLLTGMLQYEAANRIALEDIKKHDWVRRKHPVTPGFVAFKPIQGHEDMLRGFTVIPYLEDLHFHNSEEEEDEDYEDHYYSNMINTHPHAEPAVAGAQNSNNCESHEAEKKKKRKTKSGLLSSCHPS